Proteins found in one Haloferax litoreum genomic segment:
- a CDS encoding HTH domain-containing protein has product MDSTKSGERPTRTSRPVRVELWVPSGKRNEFDAVVARLDDAVEHGVVDEYTVETWDRFVDLSGRLTPRERRIRDKLSSYARWSADHGRHLPGLGDPITRGVGRMGPARTTRRTPRGVMAEYRDGVLSHVTACEECVGAFRARLDELVSQSESEWSNGPIRVEW; this is encoded by the coding sequence ATAGACAGTACCAAGAGCGGTGAGCGTCCGACTCGAACGAGTCGGCCGGTCCGGGTCGAACTCTGGGTGCCATCTGGCAAACGAAACGAGTTCGACGCGGTGGTGGCGCGACTGGACGATGCAGTCGAACACGGTGTCGTCGACGAGTACACGGTCGAGACGTGGGACCGATTCGTCGACCTCTCGGGGAGACTCACGCCCCGTGAACGTCGCATCCGTGACAAACTCTCGTCGTACGCGCGGTGGAGCGCAGACCACGGCAGACACCTCCCGGGGCTGGGCGACCCCATCACGCGAGGTGTCGGTCGGATGGGTCCAGCACGGACGACGCGCCGAACCCCTCGCGGGGTGATGGCGGAGTACCGAGACGGCGTCCTCTCGCACGTCACCGCGTGCGAGGAGTGCGTCGGTGCGTTTCGTGCCCGATTAGACGAACTCGTCTCACAGTCGGAATCCGAGTGGTCGAACGGTCCGATACGAGTCGAGTGGTAA
- a CDS encoding HD domain-containing protein, translating into MGVEIKESAVSDAEFEDMKRFVSDYLSASVENEDDGGRMRWYPWHSAEYRFNHILNVVSLSTDIAEREGADVDVVRVASLFHDISKLEAEQEIHAEEGARVAREFLKTHGDYPESFVEQVCQVVADHSYQGSLDDVSLETQCLIEADILDKIGANGTALMLLRMGYEARTHMDAAEMVERVFERGRDASRRLESDRAQSIAHQRLKRVKWFREWLEDEVPEMEHGGELSP; encoded by the coding sequence GTGGGCGTTGAAATCAAAGAGTCGGCAGTCTCCGACGCGGAGTTCGAAGACATGAAGCGCTTCGTCTCGGACTATCTCTCCGCGAGCGTCGAGAACGAAGACGACGGTGGTCGGATGCGCTGGTACCCGTGGCACTCCGCGGAGTACCGCTTCAACCACATTCTCAACGTCGTCTCCCTCTCGACGGACATCGCCGAACGCGAAGGTGCAGACGTGGACGTGGTTCGCGTCGCATCGCTCTTTCACGACATCTCGAAGCTCGAAGCAGAACAGGAAATTCACGCCGAAGAGGGTGCTCGCGTCGCACGCGAGTTCCTCAAGACGCACGGAGACTACCCCGAGTCGTTCGTCGAACAGGTGTGTCAGGTCGTCGCCGACCACTCGTATCAGGGGTCGCTCGACGACGTCTCGCTGGAGACGCAGTGTCTCATCGAGGCGGACATCCTCGACAAAATCGGTGCCAACGGGACTGCGCTCATGCTCCTTCGGATGGGCTACGAGGCACGGACGCACATGGACGCCGCAGAGATGGTCGAACGTGTCTTCGAACGTGGTCGGGACGCCTCCCGCCGTCTCGAATCCGACAGAGCGCAGAGCATCGCACACCAGCGACTCAAGCGCGTCAAGTGGTTCCGCGAGTGGTTGGAAGACGAAGTCCCCGAGATGGAACACGGCGGCGAACTGAGTCCGTAA
- a CDS encoding nucleoside triphosphate pyrophosphohydrolase — translation MPRKYDKLVRDDIPEIIRASGETPVVHTADADEFDRRLGEKLVEEAEEFAESGAVEELADVFTVVDAILARRESDWDTVRELAAEKTAERGGFEDGVVLERVDESSPNSQ, via the coding sequence ATGCCCCGCAAGTACGACAAACTGGTCCGCGACGACATCCCCGAGATAATCCGCGCGTCCGGCGAGACGCCTGTGGTACACACCGCAGACGCCGACGAATTCGACCGTCGACTCGGCGAGAAACTGGTCGAAGAAGCCGAAGAGTTCGCCGAGTCGGGGGCAGTCGAAGAACTCGCCGACGTGTTCACCGTCGTGGACGCGATTCTCGCGCGGCGCGAGAGCGACTGGGACACAGTCCGTGAACTCGCCGCCGAGAAGACGGCAGAACGCGGTGGGTTCGAAGACGGAGTCGTCCTCGAACGCGTCGACGAGTCGTCGCCGAACTCTCAGTGA
- a CDS encoding NAD-dependent epimerase/dehydratase family protein, with protein MDTALVIGGTRFIGRHLVSDLLDHDYDVTIFNRGNHDNPFSDDPRVQHVQGDRTDDEALRTAKLTVEPDAVFDCVAYKPREVATAVDIFADVDAYVYISSGAAYGNEEIPKREGVTELCDCTDEQATDDSHKSYGPRKAEGDRVVFEAASRGIDAMSVRPCIVYGPHDYTERLDYWIARVLNYDRIVVPDDGTNIWHRAYVEDVASAMRVVAEEGEAGEAYNVGDRRLVTLEEMVEVIADAAGTDVEVVHAGERELAASGLTMDDFVLYRDYPHVLSTEKLARLGWESTPVDEAMRRSVDDHRASERDGSEHDPGRDAEERVLSILDTL; from the coding sequence ATGGACACCGCACTCGTCATCGGCGGCACCCGCTTCATCGGCCGCCACCTCGTCTCGGACCTCCTCGACCACGACTACGACGTGACCATCTTCAACCGTGGGAACCACGACAATCCCTTCAGCGACGACCCGCGCGTCCAGCACGTTCAGGGTGACCGAACCGACGACGAAGCCCTCCGCACTGCGAAACTGACCGTCGAACCGGACGCCGTCTTCGACTGCGTGGCGTACAAACCGCGCGAAGTCGCCACTGCAGTGGACATCTTCGCCGACGTCGACGCCTACGTCTACATCTCTAGCGGGGCCGCCTACGGCAACGAAGAGATTCCAAAGCGCGAGGGCGTCACGGAACTCTGCGACTGCACGGACGAACAAGCGACAGACGACTCCCACAAGAGTTACGGTCCACGGAAGGCCGAAGGTGACCGTGTCGTCTTCGAGGCGGCGTCTCGCGGCATCGACGCGATGTCGGTCAGACCGTGTATCGTCTACGGCCCGCACGACTACACCGAGCGACTCGACTACTGGATTGCCCGCGTGCTGAACTACGACCGAATCGTCGTCCCCGACGACGGCACGAACATCTGGCACCGCGCTTACGTCGAAGACGTGGCCAGCGCGATGCGCGTCGTCGCCGAGGAGGGCGAGGCGGGCGAGGCGTACAACGTCGGCGACCGGCGACTCGTGACGCTCGAAGAGATGGTCGAGGTCATCGCCGACGCCGCCGGAACCGACGTGGAAGTCGTCCACGCGGGCGAACGCGAACTCGCGGCGTCTGGCCTGACTATGGACGACTTCGTCCTCTACCGCGACTACCCGCACGTCCTCTCGACGGAGAAACTCGCGCGTCTCGGGTGGGAATCGACTCCCGTCGACGAGGCGATGCGCCGGTCGGTCGACGACCACCGAGCGAGCGAGCGAGATGGGTCCGAACACGACCCCGGTCGAGACGCCGAAGAACGCGTCCTGTCTATCCTCGACACGCTCTGA
- the proS gene encoding proline--tRNA ligase, translated as MSDEQELGITESKQYNTGEWYAEVVQKAGLANYGPEGMSGFIVTRPRAYALWERVQGYLDGLFKDTGVQNAYFPLFIPESYLEREKDIVEGFDPEVAWVTHAGREELEERLAVRPTSESIIAPYMAQWVRSHRDLPLRVNQWASVVRWEATETKPFFRTKEFLWQEGHTAHATHDDAWDETITRLDQYESVYEDLLAIPVLRGAKPDHDKFPGAHTTTTVEALMPDGKSVQAGTSHHLGTGFAEAFDLTYTDEDEETQVAHTTSWGLSWRSLGALIMTHSDDQGLVLPPTVAPEQVVIVPIWQADTQEKVLEYAEGIAEELEDAGVRVELDDRDERNPGFKFNEWELKGVPVRFEIGPNEVDDDVVTAVHRPDGESVELDRENIAEAVFEQFDEVYAKLYAAAEENLEANVREASSRNEILGTIGQHGGYVKAPWCGEESCEEEIKEQIAAEIVMVPLNDEESEIHDGEDCAVCGEAAEETAYFAKSY; from the coding sequence ATGAGCGACGAGCAGGAACTCGGTATCACCGAGTCGAAGCAGTACAACACGGGTGAGTGGTACGCCGAGGTCGTCCAGAAGGCGGGCCTCGCGAACTACGGACCCGAGGGCATGAGCGGATTCATCGTCACGCGGCCGCGTGCGTACGCCCTGTGGGAGCGAGTCCAAGGGTACCTCGACGGTCTGTTCAAGGATACCGGCGTCCAGAACGCGTACTTCCCGCTTTTCATCCCAGAGAGCTATCTCGAACGCGAGAAGGACATCGTCGAAGGGTTCGACCCTGAAGTCGCGTGGGTCACACATGCAGGCCGTGAGGAACTCGAAGAGCGTCTCGCCGTCCGGCCAACCTCCGAGTCTATCATCGCCCCCTACATGGCACAGTGGGTCCGTAGCCACCGGGACCTGCCCCTCCGCGTGAACCAGTGGGCCTCCGTCGTTCGCTGGGAGGCGACCGAGACGAAACCGTTCTTCCGGACGAAAGAGTTCCTCTGGCAGGAGGGCCACACCGCACACGCCACCCACGACGACGCGTGGGACGAGACCATAACCCGCCTCGACCAGTACGAGTCCGTCTACGAGGACTTGCTGGCGATTCCGGTCCTGCGCGGCGCGAAACCAGACCACGACAAGTTCCCCGGCGCGCACACGACGACGACGGTGGAAGCACTCATGCCCGACGGGAAGTCGGTGCAGGCAGGCACCTCGCACCACCTCGGAACCGGGTTCGCAGAGGCGTTCGACCTGACGTACACCGACGAAGACGAGGAGACGCAAGTCGCACACACCACCTCGTGGGGCCTCTCGTGGCGCTCGCTCGGCGCACTCATCATGACGCACTCGGACGACCAGGGTCTCGTCTTGCCCCCGACAGTCGCCCCCGAACAGGTCGTCATCGTCCCCATCTGGCAAGCAGACACGCAAGAGAAAGTCCTCGAATACGCCGAAGGAATCGCCGAGGAACTCGAAGACGCCGGCGTCCGCGTCGAACTCGACGACCGAGACGAACGCAATCCCGGGTTCAAATTCAACGAGTGGGAACTCAAGGGCGTTCCCGTCCGCTTCGAAATCGGCCCGAACGAAGTCGACGACGACGTCGTCACCGCAGTCCACCGACCCGACGGTGAGTCGGTCGAACTCGACCGCGAGAACATCGCAGAGGCCGTCTTCGAGCAGTTCGACGAAGTCTACGCGAAACTCTACGCCGCCGCCGAGGAGAACCTCGAAGCGAACGTCCGCGAAGCGTCCTCCCGGAACGAGATTCTCGGCACCATCGGCCAGCACGGCGGCTACGTGAAGGCACCGTGGTGTGGCGAGGAGTCGTGCGAAGAAGAAATCAAAGAGCAAATCGCCGCAGAAATCGTCATGGTTCCCCTGAACGACGAAGAGAGCGAGATTCACGACGGCGAAGACTGTGCCGTCTGTGGCGAGGCCGCAGAAGAGACCGCGTACTTCGCAAAGTCCTACTGA
- a CDS encoding beta-CASP ribonuclease aCPSF1 has protein sequence MSSVDKQLENLKAEITNELPRDISVSDVKYEGPELVVYTRDPKKFAKNGDLIRKLASKLRKRITVRPDPDVLSDPREAEPKILDVIPEEAGVTDLDFHVDTGEVVIEAQKPGMVIGRHGSTLREITQEVGWTPEVVRTPPIESSTVSNVRNFLKQEREDRRRILERTGRQIHREQLSNDEWVRITTLGCCREVGRASFILSTPETRILIDCGDKPGSDDVPYLQVPEALGSGANSLDAVVLTHAHLDHSALIPLLFKYGYDGPIYTTEPTRDLMGLLTLDYLDVASKEGRAPPYESEMVREAIKHTIPLEYGDVTDIAPDVKLTFHNAGHILGSAVSHFHIGDGLYNVAFSGDIHYDDTRLFNGAVNDFPRVETLVLESTYGGRNDYQTDQEDSEERLIEVINETYDRGGKVVIPAFAVGRSQEIMLVLEQAMRDGKIPEMPVHLDGMIWEATAIHTTYPEYLRDELRDRIFHEDENPFLAEEFNHIDGGEEERQDVADGDQAIILSTSGMVTGGPIMSWLRHLGPDPKSRLVFVGYQAQGTLGRRIQNGWDEIPVNDRDNTGRSNTLKLKMDVETVDGFSGHADRQGLENFIKTMNPRPEKVLCVHGDERSVQDLSSALYHNYNMRTFAPKNLETFRFK, from the coding sequence ATGAGCTCCGTAGATAAACAACTCGAGAATCTGAAGGCAGAGATTACGAACGAACTTCCGCGCGACATCTCGGTTTCCGACGTCAAGTACGAGGGTCCCGAACTCGTCGTCTACACACGTGACCCCAAGAAGTTCGCCAAGAACGGCGACCTCATCCGGAAACTGGCGAGTAAGCTTCGAAAGCGAATCACGGTTCGACCCGACCCGGACGTGTTGTCCGACCCTCGCGAGGCCGAACCGAAAATTCTGGACGTGATTCCGGAGGAAGCAGGCGTCACCGACCTCGACTTCCACGTCGATACGGGTGAAGTCGTCATCGAGGCGCAGAAGCCAGGGATGGTCATCGGCCGGCACGGGTCGACCCTCCGAGAGATTACTCAGGAAGTCGGCTGGACACCCGAAGTCGTTCGCACACCACCGATCGAGTCGTCGACCGTCTCGAACGTCCGAAACTTCCTGAAACAAGAACGCGAGGACCGTCGCCGAATCCTCGAACGGACTGGACGACAGATTCACCGCGAGCAACTCTCCAACGACGAGTGGGTCCGCATCACGACGCTCGGGTGCTGCCGCGAAGTCGGGCGCGCCTCCTTTATCCTCTCGACGCCCGAGACACGCATCCTCATCGACTGTGGTGACAAGCCGGGGTCCGACGACGTACCGTACCTTCAGGTCCCCGAGGCACTCGGGTCGGGCGCGAACTCCCTCGACGCCGTCGTCCTCACCCACGCTCACCTCGACCACTCGGCACTGATTCCACTCCTGTTCAAGTACGGCTACGACGGCCCCATCTACACGACCGAACCCACCCGTGACCTCATGGGTCTCCTGACGCTCGACTACCTCGACGTGGCGTCGAAAGAAGGTCGCGCGCCTCCGTACGAATCCGAGATGGTTCGCGAGGCCATCAAGCACACCATCCCGCTGGAGTACGGCGACGTGACCGACATCGCCCCCGACGTGAAACTCACGTTCCACAACGCAGGTCACATTCTCGGCTCCGCCGTCTCGCACTTCCACATCGGCGACGGCCTCTACAACGTCGCGTTCTCAGGTGACATCCACTACGACGACACGCGCTTGTTCAACGGCGCTGTCAACGACTTCCCGCGCGTCGAGACGCTCGTCCTCGAATCCACGTACGGTGGTCGCAACGACTACCAGACCGACCAGGAAGACTCCGAGGAGCGACTCATCGAGGTCATCAACGAGACGTACGACCGCGGTGGAAAGGTCGTCATCCCGGCGTTCGCAGTCGGCCGGTCACAGGAGATTATGCTCGTCCTCGAACAGGCGATGCGCGACGGGAAGATACCGGAGATGCCAGTCCACCTCGACGGGATGATTTGGGAGGCGACGGCCATCCACACGACCTACCCCGAGTACCTCCGCGACGAACTCCGTGACCGTATCTTCCACGAGGACGAAAATCCGTTCCTCGCCGAGGAGTTCAACCACATCGACGGCGGCGAAGAAGAGCGACAGGACGTCGCCGACGGCGACCAGGCCATCATCCTCTCTACGTCAGGGATGGTCACTGGCGGGCCCATCATGTCGTGGCTTCGCCACCTCGGCCCCGACCCGAAATCCCGACTGGTGTTCGTCGGATACCAGGCACAGGGGACGCTCGGTCGTCGCATCCAGAACGGATGGGACGAGATTCCTGTCAACGACCGCGACAACACGGGTCGCTCGAACACGCTGAAACTCAAGATGGACGTCGAGACGGTCGACGGGTTCTCCGGTCACGCCGACCGGCAGGGCCTCGAGAACTTCATCAAGACGATGAACCCCCGTCCCGAGAAAGTGCTGTGTGTCCACGGTGACGAACGGTCCGTCCAGGACCTCTCGTCGGCGCTCTACCACAACTACAACATGCGGACGTTCGCGCCGAAGAACCTCGAGACGTTCCGCTTCAAGTAG
- the gltB gene encoding glutamate synthase large subunit — MTKPHIDAPSARCGLADPTDERSNCGVGAVVDLENGSSHRVVADSLELLENLEHRGTTGAEENTGDGAGILFQRPDAFFDAVVDGDLPDLYAVGSVFMPTDEDVRERVSAVVEDSLEEHGLDVFHWRDVPTDNSGLGATALESEPDVWQMLVEPADEMDEDAFDRALYVGRRAAEKAVANLTLDGVGRFYVCSLDRKTLVYKGLLTAEQLPQYYPDLADERFETELALVHARFSTNTLGAWHLAHPYRQVIHNGEINTIRGNVNWMRARETDLQNAAFGDDIETLKPITKADQSDTASVDNVVELLLKSGRELPHVLRMLIPEAYRNDDAMDQSRRDWYDFHASLVEPWDGPALVAATDGDRIAAVLDRNGLRPCRYEVTTDGRLIVASEVGALDTDPAELESRGRLRPGEIFMADPDEGRVIPDAEVFDSLTDDKYGEWVEEQQRHLDDIADHTDTNARGNVKQLRATQAAFGYTHDQLNHMIEPMARDGKDPVGSMGDDTPLSVLSEFNRPLFTYFKQLFAQVSNPPIDYIREKLVTSLESRLGFQRNLLDESEDHARQLVLDSPVLTDAQTDAIKDMDGDMTSTVVDITYERGEDIRDAIESVRDDAAEAIEDGADIVVLSDRNVGPDRVAIPSLLATGAVHHSLVRNGLRNRAGLVVESGDPREVHHLATLVGYGAGAVNPYLAYQTIGDIVAGPDGADEAAAIEAYIEALEDGLLKTMAKMGISTVESYRGAQIFEAVGLSSDFVAEYFEGTEIRTEGIGLDVIEGDLLTRHTAAFGADPKLERQGEYENRSSGIHHGWNPQTVGTLQQAVRAGDYEKYKEFAELVNDQSEDLLTLRGLLEFDPDREPVDIDEVESVESIVKRFSTAAMSLGSLSPEAHENNSIAMNRIGGKSNSGEGGEPPERFGTEKECNVKQVASGRFGVTSHYLSSADEIQIKMAQGSKPGEGGHLPGKKVNEMIAHVRYATPGVGLISPPPLHDIYSIEDLKQLIFDLKSANPDADINVKLVSEAGIGTIAAGVSKAKADVVHISGYDGGTGASPKTSIKNAGLPWELGLAEANQMLRATGLRSRIRVSVDGGMKTGRDVAVAALLGGEEYVFGTASLVTSGCVMARQCHENTCPVGVATQDENLRRRFPGQPDHVINYMTFIAQELREIMAELGFTSLDEMIGRPSLLRQIETDHEKAKHLDLSAVLAEPKSGARRKTEDQVHADVDTHVDHKLIDEASSAIDDGEPVVIRRELSNVDRAVGAMLSNRISNAHGGAGLSDDTIRCEFSGIAGQTFGGFLAKGVTMRLTGAANDYVGKGLSGGRVIVQTPAEANYAADENILIGNVALYGATQGECYVNGLAGERFGVRNSGVKAVVEGVGDHGCEYMTGGVVAVLGETGRNFAAGMSGGVAYVYDPDDEFAAKTNTGMVTLEDHLDQSDEKMLTRLVENHHAYTDSDRAAELLDDWQNALDDFVKVMPDAYAEVIAEDAQQDVRSELPAKAGAIVDTEADRVGAATSDD, encoded by the coding sequence ATGACCAAGCCACACATAGACGCACCCTCTGCTCGTTGCGGGTTGGCCGACCCGACGGACGAGCGCTCGAACTGCGGCGTTGGGGCCGTCGTAGACCTCGAAAACGGCTCCTCGCACCGAGTCGTCGCAGACAGTCTCGAACTCCTCGAAAACCTCGAACACCGCGGCACCACCGGGGCCGAGGAGAACACTGGCGACGGCGCTGGCATCCTGTTTCAGCGTCCAGACGCCTTCTTCGACGCCGTCGTCGACGGTGACCTGCCCGACCTGTACGCCGTCGGGTCGGTGTTCATGCCAACCGACGAAGACGTCCGAGAACGCGTCTCGGCGGTTGTCGAAGACTCGCTCGAAGAACACGGACTCGACGTCTTCCACTGGCGCGACGTACCCACGGACAACTCAGGGCTCGGCGCAACCGCGCTGGAGTCAGAACCAGACGTCTGGCAGATGCTCGTCGAACCCGCAGACGAGATGGACGAAGACGCGTTCGACCGAGCACTCTACGTTGGTCGCCGCGCCGCCGAGAAGGCCGTTGCAAACCTCACTCTCGACGGTGTCGGTCGCTTCTACGTCTGCTCGCTGGACCGCAAGACCCTCGTCTACAAGGGACTCCTCACGGCCGAGCAACTCCCCCAATACTACCCTGACCTCGCCGACGAACGGTTCGAGACTGAACTCGCCCTCGTCCACGCCCGATTCTCGACCAACACGCTGGGCGCGTGGCACCTCGCCCACCCGTACCGGCAGGTCATCCACAACGGCGAGATAAACACCATCCGCGGCAACGTCAACTGGATGCGTGCGCGTGAGACGGACCTTCAGAACGCCGCGTTCGGCGACGATATCGAGACGCTCAAGCCGATTACGAAGGCCGACCAGTCCGACACCGCGAGCGTCGACAACGTCGTCGAACTGCTCCTCAAGAGTGGTCGCGAACTCCCGCACGTCCTTCGAATGCTCATCCCCGAAGCGTACCGTAACGACGACGCGATGGACCAGTCGCGCCGCGACTGGTACGACTTCCACGCCTCGCTGGTCGAACCGTGGGACGGTCCCGCGCTCGTCGCCGCAACCGACGGTGACCGCATCGCGGCGGTCCTCGACCGCAACGGCCTCCGACCGTGTCGCTACGAAGTGACGACGGACGGACGCCTCATCGTCGCCAGCGAAGTCGGCGCACTCGACACCGACCCCGCCGAACTGGAGTCGCGCGGGCGACTTCGACCCGGTGAAATCTTCATGGCCGACCCCGACGAGGGGCGCGTCATCCCCGACGCCGAAGTGTTCGACTCCCTCACCGACGACAAGTACGGCGAGTGGGTCGAAGAACAACAGCGTCACCTCGACGATATCGCCGACCACACCGACACGAACGCCCGCGGCAACGTCAAGCAACTACGCGCCACGCAGGCGGCGTTCGGCTACACGCACGACCAGCTCAATCACATGATAGAACCCATGGCCCGCGATGGGAAGGACCCCGTCGGGTCGATGGGTGACGACACGCCGCTGTCGGTCCTCTCCGAGTTCAACCGACCGCTGTTCACCTACTTCAAGCAACTGTTCGCGCAGGTGTCGAACCCGCCGATAGACTACATCCGCGAGAAGTTGGTGACGAGTCTGGAGTCGCGGCTTGGCTTCCAGCGCAACCTCCTCGACGAGTCCGAGGACCACGCGCGACAACTCGTCCTCGACTCGCCCGTCCTCACGGACGCGCAGACGGACGCCATCAAGGACATGGACGGCGACATGACGAGCACCGTCGTCGACATCACGTACGAACGCGGCGAGGACATCCGCGACGCTATCGAATCGGTACGCGACGACGCCGCCGAAGCTATCGAAGACGGCGCAGACATCGTCGTCCTCTCCGACCGGAACGTCGGCCCTGACCGCGTCGCCATCCCGAGTCTCCTCGCGACGGGCGCGGTCCACCACAGTCTCGTCCGCAACGGCCTGCGCAACCGCGCCGGCCTCGTCGTCGAGTCCGGTGACCCCCGCGAGGTTCACCACCTCGCGACGCTCGTCGGATACGGCGCGGGCGCGGTGAACCCGTACCTCGCGTACCAGACCATCGGCGACATCGTCGCCGGCCCGGACGGTGCCGACGAGGCGGCCGCAATCGAGGCGTACATCGAAGCCCTCGAAGACGGCCTCCTCAAGACGATGGCCAAGATGGGCATCTCGACGGTCGAAAGTTACCGCGGTGCCCAAATCTTCGAAGCGGTCGGCCTCAGTTCCGACTTCGTCGCCGAATACTTCGAAGGCACCGAGATTCGCACCGAAGGCATCGGCCTCGACGTCATCGAAGGGGACCTGCTCACCCGCCACACCGCCGCGTTCGGCGCAGACCCCAAACTCGAACGGCAAGGCGAGTACGAAAACCGCTCCAGCGGCATCCACCACGGGTGGAACCCACAGACCGTCGGGACACTCCAGCAGGCCGTCCGCGCCGGCGACTACGAGAAGTACAAAGAGTTCGCCGAGTTGGTCAACGACCAGTCCGAGGACCTGCTGACGCTCCGTGGCCTCCTCGAATTCGACCCCGACCGCGAACCGGTCGATATCGACGAGGTAGAGTCTGTCGAGTCCATCGTGAAGCGCTTCTCGACGGCGGCGATGTCCCTCGGGAGTCTCTCACCCGAGGCCCACGAGAACAACTCCATCGCGATGAACCGCATCGGCGGCAAGTCCAACTCCGGTGAAGGTGGCGAACCGCCGGAGCGCTTCGGCACCGAGAAGGAGTGCAACGTCAAGCAGGTGGCCTCCGGTCGCTTCGGCGTCACCTCGCACTACCTCTCGTCCGCCGACGAGATTCAAATCAAGATGGCGCAGGGGTCGAAGCCCGGTGAGGGCGGTCACCTCCCCGGCAAGAAGGTCAACGAGATGATTGCGCACGTCCGCTACGCGACGCCGGGCGTCGGTCTCATCTCCCCGCCCCCACTGCACGACATCTACTCCATCGAGGACCTGAAGCAACTCATCTTCGACCTGAAGTCCGCCAACCCCGACGCCGACATCAACGTCAAGCTCGTCTCCGAGGCCGGTATCGGCACCATCGCCGCCGGCGTCTCGAAGGCGAAGGCCGACGTCGTACACATCTCTGGCTACGACGGCGGGACCGGTGCGTCGCCGAAGACGTCCATCAAGAACGCAGGTCTCCCGTGGGAACTCGGTCTCGCCGAAGCGAACCAGATGCTCCGCGCGACGGGACTTCGCTCTCGTATCCGCGTGTCCGTCGACGGCGGTATGAAGACCGGTCGCGACGTGGCAGTCGCTGCCCTCCTCGGCGGCGAAGAGTACGTCTTCGGGACGGCCTCACTCGTCACGTCTGGCTGTGTGATGGCCCGCCAGTGCCACGAGAACACCTGCCCAGTCGGCGTCGCCACGCAGGACGAGAACCTGCGTCGGCGCTTCCCCGGGCAACCCGACCACGTCATCAACTACATGACGTTCATCGCGCAGGAACTCCGCGAGATTATGGCCGAACTCGGCTTCACCTCGCTCGACGAGATGATTGGTCGGCCGTCACTCCTCCGGCAAATCGAGACGGACCACGAGAAGGCGAAACACCTCGACCTCTCGGCGGTTCTCGCGGAACCCAAATCCGGCGCGCGTCGGAAGACCGAAGACCAGGTTCATGCAGACGTGGACACGCACGTCGACCACAAACTCATCGACGAAGCGAGTAGCGCTATCGACGACGGCGAACCCGTCGTCATCCGCCGCGAACTCTCGAACGTCGACCGCGCCGTCGGTGCGATGCTCTCGAACCGTATCTCGAACGCCCACGGTGGCGCTGGTCTGTCGGACGACACCATCCGCTGTGAGTTCTCCGGCATCGCCGGCCAGACGTTCGGTGGATTCCTCGCGAAGGGTGTCACGATGCGCCTCACTGGGGCCGCGAACGACTACGTCGGCAAGGGTCTCTCTGGTGGCCGTGTCATCGTCCAGACGCCTGCCGAAGCCAACTACGCCGCGGACGAGAACATCCTCATCGGCAACGTCGCACTCTACGGCGCCACGCAGGGCGAGTGTTACGTCAACGGCCTCGCCGGCGAACGCTTCGGCGTCCGCAACTCCGGCGTGAAAGCCGTCGTGGAAGGTGTCGGCGACCACGGGTGTGAGTACATGACCGGTGGTGTCGTCGCCGTCCTCGGCGAGACGGGCCGCAACTTCGCCGCAGGTATGTCCGGCGGTGTCGCCTACGTCTACGACCCAGACGACGAGTTCGCCGCGAAGACGAACACTGGCATGGTCACGCTCGAAGACCACCTCGACCAGTCCGACGAGAAGATGCTCACGCGTCTGGTCGAGAACCACCACGCGTACACGGACTCCGACCGGGCCGCCGAACTGCTGGACGACTGGCAGAACGCGCTCGACGACTTCGTGAAGGTGATGCCCGACGCCTACGCCGAGGTCATCGCCGAAGACGCCCAGCAAGACGTTCGGTCCGAACTGCCCGCGAAGGCGGGTGCAATCGTCGACACCGAAGCCGACAGGGTCGGCGCTGCGACGAGCGACGACTGA
- a CDS encoding peptide ABC transporter ATP-binding protein, producing the protein MPVYSTGTRLFVEVPTAWSALRVVRAADVDFEEVARVLTTAELTTEVRVRGRTVAVVGTDARPGFVSRELGIDPAEFRVGGALTALGDGVRATVERVVSMLP; encoded by the coding sequence ATGCCCGTGTATTCGACTGGAACCCGGTTGTTCGTGGAAGTACCGACGGCGTGGAGTGCGCTCCGGGTCGTCCGTGCTGCCGACGTCGACTTCGAGGAAGTCGCCCGTGTATTGACCACAGCAGAGTTAACGACCGAAGTCAGGGTCCGAGGGCGGACCGTCGCTGTCGTCGGTACCGATGCTCGGCCGGGCTTCGTCTCTCGCGAACTAGGTATCGACCCGGCGGAGTTCCGGGTCGGTGGCGCGCTAACAGCACTCGGCGATGGCGTGCGTGCCACCGTGGAGCGGGTCGTTTCGATGCTCCCCTGA